The Flavobacteriales bacterium genome includes a region encoding these proteins:
- a CDS encoding tetratricopeptide repeat protein, translating into MENYETLIEKYFDGVISPDELTLYKKLYAQDENFRKEVALFEAAHNVANAQTLADLKDQIRQFDKPIDKQSYGWLKYAASLLIVGAAGLILYANWQLTESKIYRSSYSSVPDYVTVLGGEKSLVDSAMEYYNTQQFEKAAKVFQTIQPANDTTLFYGGMCFMELSEPEKAIENLGKVKGMWFDIAQYNLALAYLNLKQNEKAENVLSKLIESNSTDEVIKRKGQKLLNKLRNPLRKLVF; encoded by the coding sequence ATGGAAAATTACGAAACATTGATTGAGAAGTATTTTGATGGAGTTATTAGTCCAGACGAACTGACTCTCTATAAAAAATTATATGCCCAAGATGAGAATTTTAGAAAAGAAGTGGCACTTTTTGAGGCAGCTCATAATGTAGCAAACGCCCAAACTCTTGCCGATTTAAAAGACCAAATTAGGCAGTTTGACAAACCCATTGATAAACAGAGTTATGGTTGGCTAAAATATGCAGCTTCGCTATTGATTGTGGGTGCTGCCGGTTTAATTTTGTATGCCAATTGGCAACTTACAGAAAGTAAAATTTACCGTTCATCCTATTCGTCAGTTCCTGATTATGTAACGGTTTTGGGGGGAGAAAAAAGTTTGGTTGACTCCGCCATGGAATATTACAACACCCAACAATTTGAGAAAGCTGCCAAGGTTTTTCAGACTATTCAACCTGCAAATGATACCACATTATTTTATGGCGGAATGTGTTTTATGGAGCTGAGTGAGCCGGAAAAAGCCATCGAAAATTTGGGAAAAGTAAAAGGTATGTGGTTTGATATTGCACAATATAATTTGGCTTTGGCCTATTTAAATCTAAAGCAAAATGAAAAGGCAGAAAATGTTCTAAGCAAATTAATAGAGTCAAACTCAACCGATGAAGTAATTAAACGAAAAGGCCAAAAGCTGCTCAACAAATTAAGAAATCCGTTGAGAAAATTGGTGTTTTAA
- a CDS encoding OmpA family protein, with protein sequence MKHLVKLLLTMQLCFIGYLSEAQLSLQPLNGPAVIFSPRIGYDIPFFNNNTPYIDYKGGLEFGASLDYYWSWFGMGFDYDYIKNKTHSTYPTANIYNPSLITNFSLTEGKITRSFYGLGPDFMWAHPANRFMIELNTRTGLGNIKGGRVLLYDAVAGDVLNFHAGYNVKNKFATKAQTRFTYFFNNYIGINAGVYYIRHFGTSELTEMGVSSAYQPLTSPQSGINIFDGKLQTREYCNCDVSSVGFFGGITFKIPITEKEECSTCCKTYALAVTARDKYTGQLLANTDVVVKKSDGSVVATGTTNSYGVVVFDPIKPDNYTIEGKLYEVALEPTSTRKEEFVHGETLQKEILYTNQDFILEGTAVICNTSTGLSGVKVTLKNTTLGEQKSTMTDQNGKYILHVQQNRIYSIYGQKLKYFSQTETINTSDFNRNTTLFVKLEICLEEADCGASLALKNIHYDLDKYYIRDDAKPELEKVAQFMFDNPDVKVELSSHTDSRASTEYNQTLSQNRANAAIDYLVTMGVSRDRLIGIGYGETRLLNGCADGVNCTEAQHQINRRTEIKVICN encoded by the coding sequence ATGAAACATTTAGTAAAATTATTATTGACGATGCAATTGTGCTTTATCGGTTATTTGTCTGAGGCACAATTATCCTTGCAACCCCTTAATGGGCCTGCAGTAATTTTTAGCCCAAGAATTGGGTATGACATTCCATTTTTTAACAACAATACACCGTATATTGATTACAAAGGTGGTTTAGAGTTTGGTGCATCCTTGGATTATTATTGGTCTTGGTTTGGGATGGGTTTCGACTACGATTATATCAAAAATAAAACCCACAGCACGTATCCTACTGCCAATATTTACAACCCAAGTTTAATCACCAATTTTAGTTTAACGGAGGGCAAAATTACTCGAAGCTTTTATGGCTTAGGGCCAGATTTCATGTGGGCACATCCTGCCAACAGATTTATGATAGAGTTAAACACGAGAACAGGATTAGGAAATATTAAAGGTGGCCGAGTTTTGCTATATGATGCAGTGGCTGGCGATGTGCTTAATTTTCATGCCGGATATAATGTAAAAAATAAGTTTGCCACTAAGGCACAAACACGCTTTACTTACTTTTTTAATAACTATATTGGCATCAACGCCGGAGTGTATTACATCCGACATTTTGGAACTTCCGAGTTGACAGAAATGGGCGTTTCTTCGGCATATCAGCCACTAACATCTCCACAATCAGGCATCAATATTTTTGACGGAAAACTACAGACACGCGAATATTGCAACTGCGATGTATCATCGGTCGGATTTTTTGGAGGGATTACATTCAAAATTCCAATTACAGAAAAAGAAGAGTGCAGCACCTGTTGCAAAACGTATGCCTTGGCCGTTACTGCAAGAGACAAATACACTGGGCAACTTTTGGCCAATACGGATGTAGTGGTGAAAAAATCTGATGGTTCTGTGGTGGCTACTGGAACCACTAATAGCTATGGTGTGGTGGTTTTTGACCCTATTAAGCCCGACAATTATACCATTGAAGGTAAACTGTATGAGGTAGCGTTAGAGCCAACCTCGACACGAAAAGAAGAATTTGTGCACGGCGAAACACTACAAAAAGAAATACTTTACACCAATCAGGATTTTATTTTGGAAGGAACCGCAGTTATATGCAACACTTCCACAGGTTTATCAGGGGTAAAAGTAACACTCAAAAACACCACGCTTGGTGAACAAAAAAGCACCATGACCGATCAAAACGGTAAGTACATTCTGCACGTTCAGCAAAATAGGATTTACTCTATCTATGGCCAAAAGTTGAAATATTTTTCGCAAACTGAAACAATAAATACATCCGATTTTAATAGGAATACCACGCTTTTTGTAAAGTTGGAAATTTGTCTTGAAGAGGCTGATTGCGGTGCATCTTTGGCTCTGAAAAATATTCATTATGATTTAGACAAGTATTACATAAGAGACGATGCTAAACCCGAATTGGAGAAAGTAGCTCAGTTTATGTTCGACAATCCAGATGTAAAAGTGGAACTTTCCTCTCACACCGATTCTAGAGCTTCAACAGAATATAATCAAACACTTTCGCAAAACAGGGCAAATGCTGCGATAGATTATTTGGTAACAATGGGCGTGTCAAGAGACCGACTCATCGGAATAGGCTATGGCGAAACAAGATTGCTCAATGGTTGTGCTGATGGGGTAAATTGCACAGAAGCTCAACACCAAATAAACAGACGAACCGAAATAAAAGTGATTTGTAATTAA
- a CDS encoding O-antigen ligase family protein, giving the protein MLKKADITWFYLVGLLFLAINLVCFAFDFFYIAALPIVPLFLYLLFHHTDKVIYFLAFATPISIPLKDIGAGIGMSVPTEPIIVMLFAGVLFKLISGKTFDIHILKNPIVVVALINMLWLYITSISSTHGIVSMKYSLAYTWYVAVFLLTLSHFFKNEKSISIFIWCFAIATTFLTLYTLKNHAAESFTRLYAYTAMRPFLPDHGMYAAAISFAIPPMLVIALFGSKMRVNPFWQTVAAGIALIVLLGVIFSFTRASWLSIIIAFGVWGLLWLKVKFKTVATVGISIFAVFLLFQSLIFSELSRNKQDSDDDITAHLQSFSNISTDPSNLERLNRWSCVYRMFQDKPILGFGPGTYTYEYGSYQLPYEMTIISTNSGDLGNVHSEYLRPFVESGFVGGILFLILVIVTIQQGFLVYYEAANIRIKGLVLGCLLGLITYFVHGLLNNYSEFDKIAVPMWGFMAVIVAARRYHLREEKKEPAM; this is encoded by the coding sequence GTGTTAAAAAAGGCTGACATAACGTGGTTTTACCTTGTTGGGTTGCTTTTTTTGGCAATCAATTTGGTGTGCTTTGCCTTTGATTTTTTTTACATAGCTGCACTGCCAATTGTTCCGTTATTTCTTTATTTGCTGTTTCATCACACCGACAAGGTTATCTATTTTCTTGCGTTTGCCACACCTATTTCTATACCATTAAAAGATATTGGAGCCGGCATTGGCATGAGCGTTCCCACCGAGCCCATCATTGTAATGCTATTTGCCGGAGTGCTTTTTAAACTGATTAGTGGAAAAACATTTGACATACATATTTTGAAAAACCCCATCGTGGTGGTGGCTTTGATAAATATGCTTTGGCTTTACATTACCAGCATTAGCAGCACACATGGCATCGTTAGCATGAAATATTCACTGGCATACACATGGTATGTGGCCGTGTTTTTGTTAACTCTTTCGCATTTTTTTAAAAATGAAAAAAGCATCTCTATATTTATCTGGTGCTTTGCCATTGCAACCACATTTTTAACACTCTACACCCTAAAAAATCATGCTGCCGAGAGTTTTACTAGACTTTATGCATACACCGCCATGCGACCATTTTTGCCCGACCATGGCATGTATGCAGCAGCCATTTCATTTGCCATACCACCTATGTTGGTCATTGCTCTTTTTGGATCTAAAATGCGGGTGAACCCGTTTTGGCAGACTGTGGCAGCAGGTATCGCATTGATTGTTTTATTGGGCGTTATTTTTTCGTTTACCCGAGCGTCGTGGCTGAGTATTATCATTGCCTTTGGAGTTTGGGGCTTGCTTTGGCTAAAGGTTAAATTTAAAACCGTGGCAACCGTAGGTATTTCCATTTTTGCAGTGTTTCTTTTGTTCCAGAGTCTTATTTTTAGTGAGTTAAGTAGAAATAAACAAGATTCCGACGATGACATTACTGCACACCTACAATCTTTTTCCAACATCAGCACCGACCCATCAAATCTTGAACGACTTAATCGTTGGAGCTGTGTGTATAGAATGTTTCAAGATAAGCCAATCTTAGGTTTTGGCCCAGGAACATATACCTACGAGTATGGTTCATACCAATTGCCTTATGAAATGACCATTATTAGCACCAACTCAGGTGATTTGGGCAATGTACACAGCGAATACCTTCGCCCATTTGTGGAGTCCGGCTTTGTTGGAGGTATTTTATTTTTGATTTTGGTCATTGTCACCATTCAACAAGGATTTCTGGTTTATTACGAAGCTGCCAACATTCGGATAAAAGGTCTTGTTTTAGGCTGTTTGCTGGGTCTAATCACTTATTTCGTTCATGGCCTTCTCAACAATTACAGCGAGTTTGACAAAATTGCCGTTCCCATGTGGGGTTTTATGGCCGTTATTGTTGCTGCGAGAAGGTATCATTTGAGGGAGGAAAAAAAAGAGCCTGCAATGTAA
- a CDS encoding polysaccharide biosynthesis C-terminal domain-containing protein, with the protein MQKRKFLSDLLFVQGLNLLVKIVWILVIDRAVQNLLPAKDYGSYYWLLSQSILFVIFLDMGLQNMNSKLVAQDVGYFKTNFVRFLVAKCWLSLVYVALLLTSGWFLHINGKQWLLLSALAAFQILNSYNQYFRSNLAGMHLFKMDGVLALADRLLAILVLGIWLIVPAFHHLLTIKNFVLVQVLGVAFTFAVGLWLNQSKLKAYTKKEKSLSVLTIIKSSLPYALLITLMVVFTRIDAIMIGNMLNQEETYRYAMSYRLLDAANMMAALFSGMLLPMFAKIITNKIEVQNLVYLSTKILLIPVVMSCIILAPVATPLLAFMFPDKVHLISETTFIYLLFSFIASSSVFIFGTLLTAAHRLKSLNILAAASALLNIILNYLLIPTKGISGAAIATLITQFIFAIGCLIASYKHFEFQISKKYLLKLVVVFGIFTLFYFVLLQFLHQPFVTIMFGILIAILLVVGFGLIGSNTLKLLSRRKTQNASDN; encoded by the coding sequence ATGCAAAAACGGAAATTTTTATCCGACCTACTTTTTGTACAGGGGTTAAACCTGTTGGTTAAAATTGTTTGGATTTTGGTTATTGATCGGGCGGTGCAAAACCTGCTTCCGGCAAAAGATTATGGCTCTTATTATTGGCTTTTAAGTCAATCCATCTTATTTGTTATTTTTCTTGACATGGGTTTGCAAAATATGAACAGCAAGCTGGTGGCTCAAGATGTAGGATATTTCAAAACCAATTTTGTTCGATTTTTGGTAGCAAAATGTTGGCTTAGCCTCGTTTATGTTGCCCTGCTTTTGACCTCCGGATGGTTTTTGCATATTAATGGCAAACAGTGGCTTTTGCTTTCGGCATTGGCTGCATTTCAAATATTAAACTCTTACAATCAATATTTTAGGTCGAATTTGGCCGGCATGCATTTGTTTAAAATGGATGGCGTTTTAGCTCTTGCCGACCGATTGTTGGCCATTTTAGTTTTGGGTATTTGGTTGATTGTTCCGGCCTTTCATCATTTGCTTACCATCAAAAATTTTGTGCTGGTGCAGGTGTTGGGTGTGGCATTCACTTTTGCCGTTGGCCTTTGGCTTAATCAGTCAAAACTAAAGGCTTACACCAAAAAAGAAAAAAGCCTGTCGGTTCTTACAATTATAAAATCTTCGCTCCCGTATGCATTGCTCATTACGCTCATGGTGGTTTTTACTCGTATTGATGCCATTATGATTGGCAACATGCTGAATCAGGAAGAAACCTATCGATATGCCATGAGCTACCGATTGTTAGATGCAGCCAATATGATGGCAGCCTTGTTTTCGGGTATGCTGTTGCCCATGTTTGCCAAAATTATTACCAACAAAATTGAGGTGCAAAATTTGGTCTATTTAAGTACTAAAATATTGCTCATTCCGGTAGTAATGAGCTGCATTATTTTGGCACCTGTGGCCACACCCCTTTTAGCATTTATGTTTCCGGACAAGGTACATTTAATCTCCGAAACAACTTTTATTTACCTGCTTTTTAGCTTTATAGCCTCCAGTTCTGTATTTATTTTTGGTACACTTTTAACGGCCGCTCATCGATTGAAATCGTTAAACATTTTGGCTGCCGCTTCGGCATTGCTCAACATCATATTAAACTATTTGCTCATTCCTACTAAAGGCATTTCGGGGGCAGCCATAGCCACGTTAATTACCCAATTTATTTTTGCAATAGGCTGTTTAATTGCAAGTTACAAACATTTTGAATTTCAAATTTCAAAAAAATACTTGCTGAAACTTGTAGTCGTTTTTGGAATTTTTACATTATTTTATTTTGTGCTTTTGCAATTTTTACACCAACCCTTCGTTACCATAATGTTCGGCATTTTAATCGCCATTTTGCTTGTCGTAGGCTTTGGTTTGATAGGTTCGAACACACTGAAGTTGCTGAGTCGTCGTAAAACCCAAAATGCTTCAGACAATTAA
- a CDS encoding FAD-dependent monooxygenase encodes MTKIKITVVGGGLAGSLMAVYFAKRGYEVKVFERRPDMRNTDISAGKSINLALSTRGLRALEKVGLKEDILKDAIPMNGRTMHSETGELSYQPYGTEGQYINSVSRGGLNIQLLELADENEHVQLFFNHKCLDIDFENSIAIFENENGERVTEKSDFIIGGDGAFSAVRMAMQTSSRMDFSQDFLDHGYKELTIPPTKDGQFAMEPNSLHIWPRGEYMMIALPNPDKTFTCTLFYPFEGKNSFDTIKTEQDLMNFFNEHFHDAVPMMPTLTEDFFSNPTGSLVTVRCYPWVKEKAALIGDACHAVVPFFGQGMNCAFEDCVVLDECLTKHNDNVEAAFAEYQKLRKINADSIADLALQNFVEMRDLVGDEEFLHYKNIEHDLCELHPDLFQSQYEMVTFTNIPYYEAKVKGEANTKLVKKIIANGWEDRITNRTFVLELMEQRDLPSA; translated from the coding sequence ATGACAAAAATAAAAATAACAGTTGTGGGAGGTGGCCTTGCGGGTTCGCTAATGGCCGTATATTTTGCCAAACGAGGCTATGAAGTAAAGGTTTTTGAACGCCGACCCGATATGCGAAACACCGACATCAGTGCCGGTAAATCCATCAATTTGGCTCTTTCTACCCGTGGTTTGCGGGCGTTGGAAAAAGTAGGACTGAAAGAGGATATTTTAAAAGATGCCATACCCATGAATGGCCGCACCATGCACTCCGAAACGGGTGAACTTTCATACCAACCTTATGGCACCGAAGGTCAATATATTAATTCGGTTTCCAGAGGTGGACTCAACATTCAGTTGCTCGAATTAGCTGATGAAAATGAACATGTTCAATTGTTTTTCAACCACAAATGTTTGGATATTGATTTTGAAAATTCGATAGCCATTTTTGAAAATGAAAACGGAGAACGAGTTACAGAAAAATCCGACTTTATTATTGGTGGTGACGGGGCTTTTTCGGCTGTGCGTATGGCCATGCAAACCAGTAGCCGTATGGATTTTTCGCAAGATTTTTTAGATCACGGCTACAAAGAATTGACCATTCCTCCTACCAAAGACGGGCAATTTGCCATGGAGCCTAACTCTTTGCATATATGGCCCAGAGGCGAATATATGATGATAGCCCTGCCAAACCCCGACAAAACATTTACCTGCACATTGTTTTACCCGTTTGAAGGCAAAAACAGTTTTGACACCATCAAAACAGAACAAGATTTGATGAATTTTTTCAACGAACATTTTCATGATGCGGTGCCGATGATGCCTACGCTTACCGAAGATTTTTTCAGCAACCCCACCGGAAGTTTGGTAACCGTGCGTTGCTACCCGTGGGTAAAGGAAAAAGCCGCACTTATTGGAGACGCATGCCATGCCGTAGTTCCATTTTTTGGTCAAGGCATGAATTGTGCCTTCGAAGATTGCGTGGTTCTTGACGAATGCCTTACCAAACACAACGACAACGTGGAAGCCGCATTTGCCGAATATCAAAAATTAAGAAAAATAAATGCCGATTCTATTGCCGATTTGGCTCTGCAAAATTTCGTAGAAATGCGTGATTTAGTGGGTGATGAAGAGTTTTTGCATTACAAAAACATTGAGCACGATTTGTGTGAGCTGCACCCCGACTTGTTTCAATCGCAATACGAAATGGTAACTTTCACGAACATTCCTTACTATGAGGCTAAAGTGAAAGGCGAAGCAAATACCAAATTAGTGAAAAAAATAATTGCCAATGGCTGGGAAGATCGCATCACAAATCGCACATTTGTTCTGGAATTGATGGAACAACGCGATTTGCCGAGTGCGTAG
- a CDS encoding YebC/PmpR family DNA-binding transcriptional regulator, which produces MAGHSKWANIKHRKAAQDARRSKVWTRIIKEITVAARDGGGDIASNPTLRLAVQNAKGANLPKDTIERAIKKGVGGEGANLQPINYEGYGPNGIAIFVETMTDNLNRTVANIRSIYTKSGGSLGTNGSLSFIFDQKGVFTFSKENIAKWNAEELELELIEGGAEEIEPTDEGLSVTVGFEDFGMMQKKLEEIALEATSADLQRIPTSTTALDVESAKKVLATIEKFEEDDDVTNVYHNLELTDDLLNALNAQ; this is translated from the coding sequence ATGGCAGGCCATAGCAAGTGGGCAAATATCAAGCACAGAAAGGCGGCACAAGATGCCCGCCGCTCAAAGGTTTGGACACGGATAATAAAAGAAATAACCGTGGCCGCTCGCGATGGTGGAGGCGATATTGCCTCCAACCCAACGCTGCGATTGGCCGTGCAAAATGCCAAAGGTGCCAACCTGCCAAAAGATACCATCGAACGTGCCATCAAAAAAGGGGTGGGCGGCGAAGGTGCCAATTTGCAGCCTATCAATTATGAAGGGTATGGGCCAAACGGCATTGCCATTTTTGTAGAAACCATGACCGACAACCTCAACCGAACAGTGGCCAATATTCGCTCCATTTATACCAAAAGTGGCGGAAGCCTTGGCACCAATGGCTCATTGAGTTTTATTTTTGACCAAAAAGGTGTTTTTACTTTTTCTAAAGAAAATATTGCCAAATGGAATGCTGAGGAGCTTGAATTGGAATTGATTGAAGGTGGAGCCGAAGAGATAGAGCCAACCGATGAAGGCCTTTCTGTTACCGTGGGTTTTGAAGATTTTGGCATGATGCAAAAAAAACTGGAAGAAATAGCCTTAGAAGCCACCAGTGCCGATTTGCAGCGAATACCCACAAGCACCACGGCCTTGGATGTAGAATCGGCCAAAAAAGTACTGGCCACCATCGAAAAATTTGAAGAAGACGACGATGTAACCAACGTATATCATAATCTTGAACTGACCGACGACCTTTTGAACGCTCTTAATGCACAATGA